AACATAGTCAAAATTATCAAATCAGCGTCCATCATTGCCCAGAACATTCGCCAGACGGAAGAGCGTGAGCGCGAAGTGAAGAACCTGGAAAAAGAAGGGATCGTGACCGCCAACGAAGTGCTGAAGATTCAGTTGCAGAAAAACAACCTTCAACTCAGTCAGCTTGAGGTAAATAAGGCGCGGGAAACGGCCCTGTTCAATTTTGCGTTACTGATCGGGCATCCGGAGCAGCAAGCCTTTACCGTAGATACGACCCTGAACGAGCAATTGGTGGCCCTGGCACCGGTGAACGATTACATCGTCCGGGCCCTGCGCGACCGCCAGGAAGTGAAAGCCAACGACCTGCGCATCCGGGCGGCTGAATCGGCATTCCGCACCACCAAAAGCGCCTTTTATCCGCATCTGGGACTCTCAGCCGGTTATAATTACATCAACCCCACGAAAGAATTGTTTCCCAAAGCCAATTCGTTTGTCAACGCCTGGAACGTCGGGCTGGGGTTGAGCTACAACATCGGCACGCTGTACGGCTGGAAAGGCCGGGTGCACGAATCCAAGCTGAACATTGAAGCGGCCAACCTGCAGCAGAATCAGCAGTCGGAGCAGATCAGAAATGAAGTATTCAGCAACTACAACGCCTATCAGCTCGCCCACGAGAAACTGACGGTAATCCGCACCGCCGTTACCCAAGCGACCGAAAATTACCGGCTGACCGAATCGCGGTTCCGCAACGGCCTGGTCCTCGCCAGTGATTTGCTGGATGCGGAAGATTTTCTGCTTCAGGCGCAACTTAACCTTGTCAACTCAACCATTGACGCCCGGCTGGCTTATCACCGGCTCCAGAAAGCCGTGGGCGAAACCATTAAATAACACACAGGAAGTAAAATCATGGAAAACAGTAGAAAAACCATCATTCGTGTTGTCATCGGCCTGGTGCTGCTGGTCGCTCTTTTCTTCGGCTACAGCGAGTTCCGGCAATTACAACGCTTCGAAACGACCGATAATGCCCAGATCGACGGCGATGTAGACCCAATCATCCCGAAAGTGGGTGGCTACGTCAAAAGCATCCGTTTCCAGGACAACCAACGCGTTAAAAAGGGCGACACCCTGGTCGTGCTGGACGATGCCGATTATAAAATTCGGGTAACCCAAGCCGAAGCCGCCCTGCAAAGTGCACAGGCCGGGCTGGGGGTCAGTCGCTCGAATATCGGTACGGCTTCGGCCACCATTCAAACTTCGCAGGCCGGGGTTCTGACCGCCCGCGAATCCGTGGCGTCGGCCCAGGCCAACCTGGAAGCCACCCAGGCGCGGTTGTGGAGAGCCAATCAGGATTACCAGCGGTACGAACGCCTATTGGCCGAACGGACAGTTCCGCAGCAACAGTTTGATGCCGCCAAAGCCGAACGGGATGCCGCCCAGGCGCAGGTGAATGCCGCCCGGGCGCAGGTGCAAACCGCCCAGGCCCAGGTCAATGCCGCCGGTACGCAGACGTCCGTAACCAGTGCCCAGCGCCGGTCGGTGGAACAGCAAATTACCGTGGCCCAGGCCACCATCAAGCAACGGCAGACCGAACTGGATCTGGCAAAATTGCAACTTTCGTACACCGTGCTGCTGGCTCCCGTCGACGGCGTGGTTTCCAAACGAGCCATTCAGGTAGGCCAGCTGGTGCAACCGGGCCAGGCGCTCTGCTCCGTGGTTCCGGACAAAGAACTGTGGGTAACGGCCAATTTTAAGGAAACCCAACTGGAAAAAATGCAGCCGGGCCAACCCGTTGACATCGAAGTTGATGCATTCCCCAGTGAGCCCATCCGAGGTTACGTGAGTTCCTTCTCGGGCGCAACGGGCGCCAAATTTACGCTGCTGCCTCCCGACAACGCCACCGGTAACTACGTGAAAGTGGTGCAACGCATCCCGGTTCGGATTGAACTGGACAAAAACAGTCCCCTGTTCTCCCGCATCAAACCGGGCATGAGCGTGACGGTGCGCGTGGATATTGAAAGTAAAGGCGAACGAAAAGGGTAATCCATGAAATTAGGCTTTGATAAATGGGTCATCATCTTTACGGTGACCTCGGCGGCTTTGCTGCAAATGATTGATACCTCGATTGTTAACGTGACGCTCACGCAGATGATGGG
This Larkinella insperata DNA region includes the following protein-coding sequences:
- a CDS encoding TolC family protein; translated protein: MKTIHKPLLALLLTAGIGGEMAAAQTPPVVSLDQAVQSALQNNNAFKLSTTRVKLAEARLQQTKENELPQASASLSYSRYDLLNAFSLGAPGSSEAALTIPKGAFNATMGGVTVRKELFGGFAEKSARVSAELLAQASHLDADKDQAELTYNVAASYFNIVKIIKSASIIAQNIRQTEEREREVKNLEKEGIVTANEVLKIQLQKNNLQLSQLEVNKARETALFNFALLIGHPEQQAFTVDTTLNEQLVALAPVNDYIVRALRDRQEVKANDLRIRAAESAFRTTKSAFYPHLGLSAGYNYINPTKELFPKANSFVNAWNVGLGLSYNIGTLYGWKGRVHESKLNIEAANLQQNQQSEQIRNEVFSNYNAYQLAHEKLTVIRTAVTQATENYRLTESRFRNGLVLASDLLDAEDFLLQAQLNLVNSTIDARLAYHRLQKAVGETIK
- a CDS encoding HlyD family secretion protein, which encodes MENSRKTIIRVVIGLVLLVALFFGYSEFRQLQRFETTDNAQIDGDVDPIIPKVGGYVKSIRFQDNQRVKKGDTLVVLDDADYKIRVTQAEAALQSAQAGLGVSRSNIGTASATIQTSQAGVLTARESVASAQANLEATQARLWRANQDYQRYERLLAERTVPQQQFDAAKAERDAAQAQVNAARAQVQTAQAQVNAAGTQTSVTSAQRRSVEQQITVAQATIKQRQTELDLAKLQLSYTVLLAPVDGVVSKRAIQVGQLVQPGQALCSVVPDKELWVTANFKETQLEKMQPGQPVDIEVDAFPSEPIRGYVSSFSGATGAKFTLLPPDNATGNYVKVVQRIPVRIELDKNSPLFSRIKPGMSVTVRVDIESKGERKG